In the genome of Deltaproteobacteria bacterium, one region contains:
- a CDS encoding PEP-CTERM sorting domain-containing protein, whose product MRVFFQKSLPVFIIIIFVMAAFLVSAGPDHSPPAQTIVTNQGDLPLYAVLTEKNQASVLDTYYVSVAGDVTNGAAPLDIYFQTWDPGDLHEHGIFPAYFTRLEFAFDPLQKTGTYNTLVDNPGRPIAGEGGYWYAFNFEDTSFAGLENLHFDLYNAKFARYASNDIPNDIVDTDLFVPPSDDTQKVPEPSTVLLLGAGLFGLAGFRRKFQG is encoded by the coding sequence ATGAGAGTTTTCTTTCAAAAATCGCTTCCTGTCTTCATCATTATCATTTTCGTGATGGCCGCATTTTTGGTTTCGGCGGGTCCTGACCATTCCCCCCCTGCCCAGACTATCGTCACCAACCAGGGGGACTTACCCCTCTACGCCGTCCTGACGGAGAAGAACCAAGCGTCCGTTTTGGACACCTACTACGTCTCGGTTGCCGGGGACGTGACCAACGGCGCTGCTCCATTAGACATCTATTTTCAAACCTGGGATCCGGGAGATCTTCATGAACACGGCATTTTCCCGGCATATTTTACCCGGTTGGAGTTCGCTTTCGATCCCCTGCAAAAGACGGGTACCTACAATACTTTAGTTGATAATCCGGGGAGACCGATTGCAGGAGAAGGCGGCTATTGGTATGCTTTCAATTTCGAGGATACCTCGTTTGCCGGGCTGGAAAACCTCCACTTCGATCTGTACAATGCAAAATTTGCCAGATATGCGTCCAACGATATTCCCAACGATATTGTTGATACGGATCTTTTTGTACCTCCCTCCGACGATACCCAGAAGGTTCCCGAGCCGTCCACTGTCCTGCTCCTCGGCGCCGGCCTGTTCGGCCTGGCCGGATTCAGGAGGAAGTTCCAGGGATAG